AACCTGCGGTAATGGCCTCGGCACCCGATTCAGACGTAGCCGTACCAACCACTTGCATTCCCGCTGCTGCCAAGGCGTGGGCAATGGCTTTACCGATACCTCGACTGGCCCCGGTAACCAGTGCAATTTTCTCTGACATAGCGTTCTCCCTTATTTATGCTTTTAGCGCCGCCAATGCAGCGTCCAGAGTTTCTGGTGATTCAATATTCAAACACGTGAGCGATTTTTGAATGCGCTTGCTCAAGCCACTCAGCACCTTACCCGGGCCGCACTCTACCGTGGTTTCAATGCCTTTATCTAACATTGTTTCTACGCAAGAGACCCACTTCACAGGACTGTAAATCTGCTCAACCAGCAACGCCTTAATTTTGACAGGATCGCTCTCGGTTTGACCGTGAACATTGTGAACAACAGCCAGCTCAGGACTAGCTACATTCAAATCCGCTAGCGCCGCTTCTAGCTTTTCGCCCGCAGGCCGCATTAAAGATGTATGGAAAGGCGCGCTTACTGGCAGCGGCATTGCGCGCTTAGCGCCAGCGGCTTTCAACAACTCAATAGCCTTATCTACCGCGGCCACTTGGCCAGCAATAACGACCTGTCCCGGCGAATTAAAATTCACAGCTTCAACAACACCCGCATCACTGGCTTGCTGGCAAATCTCTATTATTTTTGCATCATCCAACCCCAGTACCGCAGCCATAGCGCCTTCGCCAACTGGCACCGCTGTTTGCATGGCTTGGCCCCGAGCTCTCACTAATTTTACCGCATCCTCAAACTGCAGGCTGCCCGCACACACCAATGCTGAAAACTCGCCCAAACTATGGCCCGCCATTAACGCGGGAACGGCACCACCTTGTGCTTGCCACAACCGCCACACGGCAACACTGGCAGTGAGCAACACGGGCTGAGTGGTCTCGGTAAGATTCAGTTGCTGCTGCTCGCCATTCTGCACCAGGTCCCACATATCGTAGCCGAGAGCTTGTGAAGCCTCGTCAAAGGTATGCTTGATACCGGGGTGAGCGGCGGCCAATTCTGCCAGCATACCCACTTTTTGCGAGCCCTGGCCTGGAAATACAAATGCAACTTGGGGTGTCGTCATTACCTCATCCTTATTGATTTATTTGCAAAAAGAACATTATTTTTTCGCCACGGCCTGCAACTGCGCTTCAATCTGTTTCGGTAGATTCAATTCGCAGGCCTGTACTGCATGGCGAATGGCATTTTGAAAACTGCTTACTCCCGAGCGACCATGGCTTTTTACCACCACGCCCTTGAGGCCTAATAAAGCCGCACCATTGTACCGCTCTGGGTTGATTTGCTGGCGAAAAGAACGCAACAGCGGCTTGGCAGCCATTCCAACCAGCCGTCCATACGTTGTCTGCTTAAACTGCGCAACCAAACCTTCACCAATAAACTTCGCCGTACCCTCACATACCTTAATCGCGACATTACCGACAAAGCCTTCACAGACAATGACATCCGCAGCATCACCGAGAACATCACCACCCTCAACAAAACCGACGTAATTTAAGCTTTGATCATTTTGAATAAGCTCCGCCGCCTCCCGCAAATAATCCTTCCCTTTCTGCAGCTCCTCGCCAATATTCAATACCGCAATACGGGGCGACGGCTTGTTATCGAGAATACTGACCAGAGCACTGCCCATTACCGCAAATTGATACAGCTCTTGGGCATCACACTCAATGTTTGCCCCCAAATCCAGCATATACGTGTGACCGGCACGGGAAGGAATGGGGGCACAAATAGCGGGCCGATGTATACCCGACAAGCGCTCAATCATAATGCAGCCCATCGCTACTAAGGCACCGGTATTACCGGCACTGACCACCGCACTGGCTTTATGGTCACGCAACAATTCCAGGGAAAGGGCCATAGAAGAATCACGCTTTTTTCGCACAGCGACAGAAGGCTTTTCATCCATAGTGACTATGCTTTGGCTGTGCACAATGGCGAGACGTGAAGAATCGTAGCGCTTACCTGACAAGGTCGCCGCAATCGCGTCTTGGTCACCGACCAAAGACAAGTGGAGTGAAGGGTTCTCGCTTAGGGCAGCAAGAGAGGCAGGAATAGAAGAACGGAGACCGAAGTCTCCGCCCATTGCATCAACGGCTATTCGCAGTGATGCCACTTATCAACTTAGTCGTCTTTACCGGCGACGACTTTACGGCCGCGATAGAAGCCATCTGCAGATACATTGTGACGCAGATGCTTTTCACCGCTGGTCTGATCAACCGACAGGGCAACACCCGTTAACGCGTCGTGTGAACGGCGCATTCCGCGGCGCGAACGTGTCTTTTTACTTTTTTGAACAGCCATGGCTCAACAATTCCTCGTACTAAAATAAGTTAGTCTTTGGGCTTTAATTGCCCTAACACCGAAAACGGTGATTCGCCCTTCTCTTCTTCTACCACTTCTGGACTCTCTGGCCCAAATGCCGCTGAGGTTGGTGCAGAACACTCCTCCGGTGCATGGTAGTTGACGAAAGGCGTGTTCAAAATCAATTCGTCTTGTAACAGCTCTGCCAGCTCCAACGCCTCTTCCCCTAAAATCAGCGGGTCCAAGGATCTTGGTAACGCCTTGGCCTGATCATCAGTCCAGACTATTGCCAACTCGAAACGGCCAGTGACATTGAGTGACTTGGGTTGCAAGCATCGCTCACACACCACATCAACCTCAGCATTCAGC
The DNA window shown above is from Spongiibacter sp. IMCC21906 and carries:
- the plsX gene encoding phosphate acyltransferase PlsX, producing the protein MASLRIAVDAMGGDFGLRSSIPASLAALSENPSLHLSLVGDQDAIAATLSGKRYDSSRLAIVHSQSIVTMDEKPSVAVRKKRDSSMALSLELLRDHKASAVVSAGNTGALVAMGCIMIERLSGIHRPAICAPIPSRAGHTYMLDLGANIECDAQELYQFAVMGSALVSILDNKPSPRIAVLNIGEELQKGKDYLREAAELIQNDQSLNYVGFVEGGDVLGDAADVIVCEGFVGNVAIKVCEGTAKFIGEGLVAQFKQTTYGRLVGMAAKPLLRSFRQQINPERYNGAALLGLKGVVVKSHGRSGVSSFQNAIRHAVQACELNLPKQIEAQLQAVAKK
- the fabD gene encoding ACP S-malonyltransferase; protein product: MTTPQVAFVFPGQGSQKVGMLAELAAAHPGIKHTFDEASQALGYDMWDLVQNGEQQQLNLTETTQPVLLTASVAVWRLWQAQGGAVPALMAGHSLGEFSALVCAGSLQFEDAVKLVRARGQAMQTAVPVGEGAMAAVLGLDDAKIIEICQQASDAGVVEAVNFNSPGQVVIAGQVAAVDKAIELLKAAGAKRAMPLPVSAPFHTSLMRPAGEKLEAALADLNVASPELAVVHNVHGQTESDPVKIKALLVEQIYSPVKWVSCVETMLDKGIETTVECGPGKVLSGLSKRIQKSLTCLNIESPETLDAALAALKA
- the rpmF gene encoding 50S ribosomal protein L32, with product MAVQKSKKTRSRRGMRRSHDALTGVALSVDQTSGEKHLRHNVSADGFYRGRKVVAGKDD
- a CDS encoding YceD family protein gives rise to the protein MQRQPLPKLVDARKFASTGAEISAFEDVAKLPRFCAGLATDRGSVAADFHFYRDEQGFFRLDGELNAEVDVVCERCLQPKSLNVTGRFELAIVWTDDQAKALPRSLDPLILGEEALELAELLQDELILNTPFVNYHAPEECSAPTSAAFGPESPEVVEEEKGESPFSVLGQLKPKD